A section of the Nitrospirota bacterium genome encodes:
- the hemL gene encoding glutamate-1-semialdehyde 2,1-aminomutase yields the protein MKTTRSSKLFTEAQQLIPGGVNSPVRAFRSVGGEPRFIKRAKGARLYDVDGNSYIDYVLSWGPMILGHAAPSVISAIKRAAANGTSYGAPTELEVILARMIRDAFPSMEKVRLVSSGTEAVMSAIRVARGFTKRDSILKFEGCYHGHSDYLLVKAGSGLATLGIPDSLGVPADFAKHTLTVPYNDIRAVQQIVKEHRDRLACVILEPIAANMGVVPPTPEFLASLRRLTTEHDILLIFDEVISGFRVAYGGAQALYGITPDLTVLGKIIGGGLPVGAYGGRKEIMDLIAPLGPVYQAGTLSGNPLAVSAGIATLKQLKARGVYKKLEEKSAALAKGIGAAAKNAKVPLTQTRVGSILGAFFTSGPVSDWNTAKLSDTKRYGQFFHAMLEQGVYLAPSQFEAAFLSTAHSSRDIEYTIKAAHSAFKAL from the coding sequence ATGAAAACCACTCGCTCCAGCAAGCTTTTCACGGAAGCTCAACAACTCATTCCCGGGGGTGTGAATAGTCCGGTGCGTGCCTTTCGCTCTGTCGGAGGCGAACCCCGGTTTATCAAACGGGCCAAAGGCGCTCGCCTCTACGATGTCGACGGGAACAGCTACATCGACTACGTATTGTCATGGGGTCCGATGATTTTGGGTCATGCAGCTCCATCGGTGATCAGTGCGATCAAAAGGGCTGCCGCAAATGGAACCAGTTACGGCGCGCCGACCGAACTGGAAGTCATACTTGCCCGCATGATCCGCGATGCCTTTCCATCAATGGAAAAGGTCCGACTCGTGAGTTCCGGCACCGAAGCGGTCATGAGCGCGATTCGTGTCGCGCGTGGCTTTACGAAGCGAGACAGTATCCTGAAGTTTGAAGGGTGCTATCACGGCCACAGCGATTATTTGCTGGTGAAGGCCGGGTCCGGCCTGGCTACATTGGGGATTCCGGATTCGCTCGGAGTTCCCGCTGACTTTGCGAAACACACGTTGACTGTCCCATACAACGATATCCGGGCGGTTCAACAGATCGTGAAGGAACATCGGGACCGGTTGGCCTGCGTGATTCTGGAGCCGATCGCGGCGAACATGGGCGTCGTGCCGCCGACGCCGGAGTTCCTTGCGTCACTCCGCCGGCTGACCACAGAACACGACATACTCCTGATTTTCGACGAGGTCATCTCGGGCTTTCGTGTGGCCTATGGCGGCGCCCAAGCGCTCTACGGGATTACTCCTGATCTGACCGTGCTGGGGAAAATCATCGGCGGTGGATTGCCGGTCGGCGCCTATGGAGGACGGAAAGAGATCATGGATCTGATCGCGCCGCTGGGTCCGGTCTATCAGGCTGGGACCTTGTCGGGAAATCCGCTAGCCGTGTCCGCCGGCATTGCCACGCTCAAGCAGCTCAAAGCTCGCGGGGTCTACAAGAAGCTGGAAGAGAAATCTGCAGCCCTAGCCAAAGGGATCGGCGCCGCTGCGAAGAACGCCAAGGTGCCGCTCACGCAAACCAGAGTCGGCTCGATCCTCGGCGCCTTCTTTACGTCAGGCCCGGTGTCTGATTGGAATACAGCAAAACTGTCGGACACGAAGCGATACGGGCAATTCTTTCATGCGATGCTGGAACAGGGGGTGTATCTGGCCCCCTCTCAATTCGAAGCCGCCTTCCTCTCGACCGCTCATTCATCCCGCGATATCGAATACACGATCAAAGCCGCGCATTCCGCTTTCAAAGCACTGTGA
- a CDS encoding barstar family protein, with amino-acid sequence MTPKHSLALSTYLQSTKAPWTSLLVVTDGKRAESLVRPPTGFALKVIRGRHCKTPANLFAEFARALEFPDYFGHNWDALEECLADLEWLPAKGYILLVTNAEGVLPEDEEEYETFLEILRDAGEAWGNGQAGMGARRATPFHALFVVSEQEKANRAHWGMKEINAEPTRAANRQQRSPNRRPSR; translated from the coding sequence ATGACTCCGAAACATTCACTGGCATTGTCCACCTATCTCCAATCGACGAAAGCCCCCTGGACCTCATTACTTGTTGTCACAGACGGGAAGCGTGCCGAATCGCTGGTGCGCCCGCCGACCGGGTTCGCGCTGAAGGTCATCAGGGGCCGTCACTGTAAGACGCCGGCAAATCTGTTTGCGGAGTTTGCCCGGGCATTGGAGTTTCCCGACTACTTCGGCCACAACTGGGACGCATTGGAGGAATGTTTGGCTGATCTGGAGTGGCTGCCAGCCAAGGGCTACATTTTATTGGTCACAAATGCAGAAGGGGTATTGCCCGAGGATGAAGAAGAGTACGAAACCTTTCTTGAGATCTTGCGCGATGCGGGAGAGGCCTGGGGAAACGGACAGGCGGGAATGGGTGCGCGACGGGCCACTCCCTTCCACGCGCTATTCGTCGTATCGGAGCAGGAGAAAGCCAATCGGGCTCACTGGGGTATGAAAGAAATCAACGCGGAACCGACTCGGGCAGCGAATAGGCAACAACGGTCCCCCAACCGCAGACCGTCACGTTGA
- a CDS encoding 6-phosphofructokinase produces MESAIDRLEFVTAEGLLAYGEMLAHRTAGEGIASPPIPPSSVDRPQRTRDAMEKIRAFVRDAQGGFPGAEEYRATRRALIEEGCRGDELVFFAAWNVLLAAGELAPLLRMPIRSVQKPTHRRPVAIVPRAQLTPQLVEDRIVLDLGEDRFWLLPRDLTGRTLLFTMRHGISRMESSTYRVGRRFANVLDTERGVPKADAVGAALARMLGVVGQQLDFLHIHNYLDPRTFVQLVSQSPNTRQLYERVTAALMQAQEHHAEALPPACDPALDSQDFGWVTGLEKKVEAEEAAKAFGVDVPTAKRLIKHPLYSYPGGHSFFDVYVDIVDGFRRLGQSHQGKAVCLYSHSSTLRALMIYLDPRPFREAFTEFGEYKEGQDNVVLLAYEQGLLSGYSTAVGLSARERAVRETWVKVERERRDRITLKPRQIKRIVALVSGGDFAGAGAALKELRVTGNRFGLEVHFVRHGFLGLANNWITAVTEQDTRGMGSHASSPIGSSRFEDFKDEQVQQATMRHLRPYMEDGALVLIGGDGSLRGARALYEGFGVQAVGIPGSIDNNIAGTTSLGFHSAVSLANQSIESLKATSSAMGSVFFVEIMGAGSGHLALACAYQARAEGLLVNEHPDPDSYIDDFILGTLKRTFGVPNKSHLFVVAEQTPHRHHPDGGVRGLVEYVASTLATWPQFQARPGEYRLAPTTKATILGHTLRGAPPTPEDKTIGQDLAYEAIRRLVKEPERVVGCMLAYRGPGTIEAIPLHAVAPKQFDWDIFARMHGSELP; encoded by the coding sequence TTGGAATCCGCCATAGACCGGCTCGAGTTTGTGACAGCCGAAGGGCTCCTGGCCTATGGAGAGATGCTGGCGCATCGCACCGCCGGTGAGGGAATTGCGTCCCCACCCATCCCCCCTTCCTCAGTCGATCGACCACAGCGAACCCGTGATGCCATGGAGAAGATCAGGGCGTTTGTGCGCGATGCGCAGGGCGGCTTTCCTGGGGCAGAGGAGTATCGGGCTACCCGTCGCGCGCTGATCGAAGAGGGTTGCCGGGGCGACGAACTGGTATTCTTTGCCGCCTGGAATGTTCTCCTCGCAGCAGGCGAGTTGGCTCCGCTCCTCCGCATGCCAATCAGATCAGTGCAGAAGCCGACACATCGCCGGCCGGTGGCGATCGTGCCGCGTGCGCAACTGACGCCGCAGTTGGTCGAGGATCGTATCGTGCTGGACTTGGGCGAGGATCGATTTTGGCTCTTGCCGCGCGATTTAACCGGTCGCACGCTTCTGTTCACGATGCGTCATGGTATCTCACGTATGGAGAGCAGCACCTATCGAGTCGGGCGACGCTTCGCGAACGTCCTGGATACTGAGCGAGGCGTCCCCAAAGCCGACGCGGTCGGTGCAGCCCTGGCCAGGATGCTGGGCGTGGTAGGGCAACAATTGGACTTCCTGCATATTCACAACTATCTCGATCCACGCACCTTCGTCCAGCTGGTGAGCCAGAGCCCCAATACGCGGCAATTGTATGAGCGGGTGACAGCGGCGCTGATGCAGGCGCAGGAACACCATGCTGAGGCGCTCCCACCCGCCTGCGATCCCGCCTTAGACTCCCAGGATTTCGGATGGGTCACAGGGCTGGAGAAGAAGGTGGAAGCCGAGGAGGCCGCGAAGGCATTCGGTGTGGATGTACCGACGGCCAAACGCCTGATCAAACATCCCCTCTACAGCTACCCGGGCGGACATTCCTTCTTCGATGTCTATGTGGATATCGTCGATGGCTTCCGCCGGTTGGGTCAGTCCCACCAGGGGAAGGCCGTGTGTCTGTACAGCCACAGCTCCACGCTGCGGGCGCTCATGATTTATCTCGATCCTCGTCCCTTTCGCGAAGCCTTCACCGAGTTTGGCGAATATAAGGAGGGACAGGATAACGTCGTCTTGCTGGCCTACGAACAGGGACTTTTATCCGGCTATTCCACCGCTGTGGGTCTGTCCGCGCGGGAACGGGCAGTGCGGGAGACCTGGGTGAAGGTCGAGCGAGAACGCAGAGACCGGATCACGCTCAAACCCCGACAGATCAAGCGGATCGTAGCATTGGTCTCGGGTGGCGATTTTGCCGGCGCCGGCGCCGCGTTGAAAGAGTTGCGAGTGACAGGAAACCGGTTTGGCCTGGAAGTCCACTTCGTCCGTCACGGGTTCTTAGGTCTGGCCAACAACTGGATCACAGCCGTGACCGAGCAGGATACCCGTGGGATGGGCAGCCATGCGAGCAGTCCAATCGGGAGCAGCCGCTTCGAAGATTTCAAGGACGAGCAGGTGCAACAGGCCACCATGCGGCATCTTCGGCCCTACATGGAAGACGGAGCCTTGGTGCTCATCGGTGGGGACGGGAGTCTTCGAGGCGCGCGGGCGCTCTACGAAGGATTTGGGGTTCAGGCCGTCGGGATTCCCGGCTCGATCGACAATAATATCGCGGGAACGACCTCCCTGGGTTTTCATTCGGCCGTGTCTCTGGCGAATCAATCCATCGAGTCGCTGAAAGCCACCAGTTCCGCCATGGGCAGTGTCTTTTTCGTCGAGATTATGGGGGCAGGGTCCGGCCATCTTGCCCTCGCCTGTGCATATCAGGCCAGAGCTGAAGGCCTGTTGGTCAACGAGCATCCCGATCCCGATTCATATATCGACGACTTCATCCTGGGCACGCTCAAACGCACCTTTGGCGTCCCGAACAAAAGCCATCTGTTTGTGGTGGCGGAACAGACGCCTCATCGCCATCACCCGGATGGCGGTGTGCGAGGCCTGGTCGAATATGTCGCCAGCACGCTCGCTACGTGGCCACAGTTTCAGGCACGCCCCGGTGAATATCGCCTCGCCCCTACGACCAAAGCCACAATCCTCGGTCACACGTTACGGGGAGCACCCCCGACCCCCGAGGACAAGACCATCGGACAAGATCTGGCCTATGAAGCGATTCGCCGTCTCGTCAAGGAACCGGAGCGGGTGGTCGGGTGCATGTTGGCCTATCGCGGGCCGGGTACTATCGAGGCGATTCCACTCCACGCTGTGGCACCGAAGCAGTTCGACTGGGATATCTTCGCCCGAATGCACGGAAGCGAGCTGCCCTAG